A genomic segment from Coccinella septempunctata chromosome 3, icCocSept1.1, whole genome shotgun sequence encodes:
- the LOC123309847 gene encoding uncharacterized protein LOC123309847 isoform X1, translated as MESDSSSFIDTTYSVDLCIDNFIRKNKEERKKNKEDEANKRRKKFEEFMASDPSEIFSSFEGMHFYKFTENKIKFGFNPSEVVHVSGKIKFVCILRYTGSYWRLGRNTIPSNWKLRISDLFYAGEPVGDGQILDVIEEIHSVFMEWSEEYEEFRKRKIQKYWNGEIDFFELDSEDELYLSREECVQLRKKRECILKRMIPPASTGPSKKSRIRSKKTDLTPFTPFPGMGIDSD; from the exons ATGGAAAGTGATTCGTCCAGTTTCATCGATACGACCTACAGCGTAGACCTATGTATAG ACAACTTCATAAGGAAAAATAAGGAGGAGAGAAAAAAGAACAAAGAAGATGAAGCGAATAAAAGAAGGAAAAAGTTCGAGGAGTTCATGGCCAGCGACCCGAGCGAGATATTCTCCAGTTTCGAAGGGATGCATTTCTACAAGTTCACAGAGAACAAGATAAAATTCGGTTTTAACCCGTCGGAAGTGGTCCACGTCTCCGGAAAGATCAAGTTCGTCTGCATACTGAGATACACGGGAAGTTATTGGAGGCTGGGGAGGAATACGATACCGTCGAATTGGAAACTGAGAATCAGCGATTTGTTCTACGCGGGCGAGCCTGTGGGAGACGGGCAGATCCTGGACGTCATAGAAGAAATTCACTCCGTATTTATGGAGTGGAGTGAGGAGTATGAGGAGTTCCGGAAGAGAAAGATACAG AAATATTGGAATGGCGAAATagattttttcgaattggaTTCAGAAGATGAGTTATATTTGAGCCGTGAAGAGTGTGTACAGCTGAGGAAAAAACGTGAATGTATTTTGAAGAGAATGATTCCTCCGGCTTCTACAGGACCTTCGAAGAAAAGTAGGATAAGGTCAAAAAAGACGGATCTGACACCGTTCACACCGTTCCCCGGCATGGGAATAGACTCAGATTGA
- the LOC123309847 gene encoding uncharacterized protein LOC123309847 isoform X2: MESDSSSFIDTTYSVDLCIDNFIRKNKEERKKNKEDEANKRRKKFEEFMASDPSEIFSSFEGMHFYKFTENKIKFGFNPSEVVHVSGKIKFVCILRYTGSYWRLGRNTIPSNWKLRISDLFYAGEPVGDGQILDVIEEIHSVFMEWSEEYEEFRKRKIQKYWNGEIDFFELDSEDELYLSREECVELRKKRECILKRMIPPASTGPSKKSRIRSKKTDMTPFTPFPGMGIDSD; the protein is encoded by the exons ATGGAAAGTGATTCGTCCAGTTTCATCGATACGACCTACAGCGTAGACCTATGTATAG ACAACTTCATAAGGAAAAATAAGGAGGAGAGAAAAAAGAACAAAGAAGATGAAGCGAATAAAAGAAGGAAAAAGTTCGAGGAGTTCATGGCCAGCGACCCGAGCGAGATATTCTCCAGTTTCGAAGGGATGCATTTCTACAAGTTCACAGAGAACAAGATAAAATTCGGTTTTAACCCGTCGGAAGTGGTCCACGTCTCCGGAAAGATCAAGTTCGTCTGCATACTGAGATACACGGGAAGTTATTGGAGGCTGGGGAGGAATACGATACCGTCGAATTGGAAACTGAGAATCAGCGATTTGTTCTACGCGGGCGAGCCTGTGGGAGACGGGCAGATCCTGGACGTCATAGAAGAAATTCACTCCGTATTTATGGAGTGGAGTGAGGAGTATGAGGAGTTCCGGAAGAGAAAGATACAG AAATATTGGAATGGCGAGATagattttttcgaattggaTTCAGAAGATGAGTTATATTTGAGCCGTGAAGAGTGTGTAGAGCTGAGGAAAAAACGTGAATGTATTTTGAAGAGAATGATTCCTCCGGCCTCTACAGGACCTTCGAAGAAAAGTAGGATAAGGTCAAAAAAGACGGATATGACACCGTTCACACCGTTCCCCGGCATGGGAATAGACTCAGATTGA